aattgaatgtgacacagtaaacaagcaattctttcgtcttcaacgacaaaataatcatattcccattggaagtagtatttcttcacgggtttagattttgccatgttccagttctccttaaactgcagtacgcatatttatttatttaaatatttatttatttacttgcttatttatttacttgcttatttatttacttgcttacttatttatttgcttatttatttatttgcttatttacttatttattcatttatttatttatatttatttggctggagtgcgttacaatgttgaatgacagcattgacatccgatcATATacctatcactcacttatcaacgtacaatttatttatcgtcctattactagtataaactagttaagaccagtaatgctagttttgtaaaaacaggaattaaaactttattaatgcacgaaaaaacataataaattcttcaaataaagtaattggtttgttgtctgcatgcaacatttcggacttactgtatttcattttagtagaatacagagaacGGAAAgataagtcggggactgtacttaacttattttacacaaaaaaaatggacttaatcggctttactagtaatagaacgatatataaatagatagatcttcttacattacatgcatacacacattttaaaatttattttacatgacttttaatttatttatttccctcatttctTTTCCTCTTACTTTCTAagggtatgttcctaaggattttattatctgttcatttgtaattcttgatagcgtattgtatacctgccgccgcgagaatgaattttgatgcagccgagcgtaaatagaacgtcatgaccgcactggtagaaaaggtgggtggggtaagaaaggggaggaaaacagtcgctctcaggagctacaaTTCTGCAGGTGTCCACATGATATTGGAAATCAAGTTAAAATACattgaacacatttttatttaaccTTAACAAATGCACCgtggatcagaacgcaaatctagtAGCTGGACAAAATCAGTAACTTCTCTTCTatctaacaaatttttatgaactttatacagaagttacagagaaaaacttcgttccacttctgcagaaacaatggggacatatttgaaatattttacacaagcatctCTCTCACAATCTGTAGgctacaattattataaatttcttcatttgaaattgtcacaaattttacatagaccTAAATATCCATAAAGATtattcagtatttttttcatcttgtttgctacattttttcctatttcgtgttccaaaTATTctgttcgtcacaatatcattgactacatactattttatgtctgtagaaaatacacctaatctAACATTGCCAATTATTATCAGCCTTGCTCTTTCATTATGTTAATACGACAGTGTATTACgattttttacataatttttcatttcatatatttttgcagtgaataataaaccacattttcaaattttcaaaggggAATGATTGCCTGTTTCTATAAAACACAGCCTCATATCTAGAGAAAcgtcgttccacttctgcagaaacaatgggggaatattcgaaatattttacacaagcattatttatctcaaaatctgtatcattattacaaatttcctcatttgaaattaagttacAAATTTAGTCCTCtgcatcttgctattatttttCTTCCCAAGACGTTGAatgttaaggtatgtattaacgttttggaggaaaatctacatttttaaccaacctttttaagatatttatcagacaacatatgaaagtagactaacataaccatatatcagaaacttcaatttcactttttgatttcttaaagaaataattaattaaaaattattctatttcttcaaaatgccatatattttctaaaatttacttaattttgaaacttctttcactgagttattgctgtttatgcgtacaatgctctgtactaggattttgcagctaatattattacaaagaaaattttagtaaaaaccaaacgccatttcaaacgttaatacataccttaaccgttacgaatagcagtattcggtcgtaatgtaaccgatcaattAATGTTCATTGTTGAACGaaaccagagccttctttagttacaagccggagccatacgtcggcaacactgtaattaactgtcacccggaggccgaccatacagaacacgtgtttgtgctaatgccgattttcaatgtaaattaatgttacaatataagtgtgtgtcgatggaattatgtttgcggtcgtaccaaacgttaattgttgaagtattataaactaagtgcgtgttggcgataaaaacaagacaataaatgaaaataaaatggttgcagtctttgggaatttttacggttattgatgacaaagtaattgacttttctactaaatattaaatattgtataactacatttttatagtcttatttgtggtttgtgtgtatcagaattctagccaaattgttgggtctcgcctccaatatcaataaagttatgccgttggttttcaaattaattggaaacaactgttttatgatcccataaatgttgcagttttgttgaagattcggaatgcctgctatacgtgagaactacctataatttgtagatgcatataatcacttcgttggttttcaaggtttgtttattaatattatttattttgtaataaattagatataaacatgtttcttttcacttcgtatttttttagaggatttaaagttcactgagtttacgctaattgacaaATACGCGTACTTAAtgataatgttgcgttttgttacgtattatgttgaaggtatgtttttttttttcattttttcatagatttttttacttggcttaactgtatttgcatcctcatacttttattgtagtaggtatgtcaatagtttcttctgtttacattttattttaggcctatttgcatactttacattcttagcttgttttctgtagttatatttatttaaaattatattttaaaaagtttataacaaataatttaggataacagtattgttatggtgactagccaggttcaaactaaaactggcttcctggacatctgaaatatttatagaaaaacacgacataatcacatgaaattaaaatgcatatgatatcttacacctttcacgtcagaggtgaaacaacattaagcggcaaaacattgtccaTTTACTAGCCACAAAtctgttaactgaatggaacttaagaatactgtgttggaacttacgtctttattgcattattgattttattattttcggtgcaaggaatatcttttttatttatttatttaccttcgtactatcaataaaaacatatttttgttgtaattattttaagtggcagcctttgtatgtaagtagcctacttacgccgtattctgaagtatagctaattgattacaataaaacactattttcgaacccgtgataatttacatcactactctgaatcttgatcttatctttgtgcatgaagtaatactgaaaaaaatacgcgttacgtataacgaaagcaatgagcaaacacaatatcactttaaaatctcccgcctGCACTCtgagttgccaaacctacccatgccccggtttgtaactaaagaaggctctgacgAAACGCACTGATCCCCCACCCCAACGTAattatgtactggtacctaaagtcagaggcgcatgaagcgcgatgtaacggcatacaattcttagccctacttATTACCTACTATGTTGGCACCACTGCTAATCTACGACTTTACCAATCGACTCAGTTACTAACTTTAGTATCAGATATAGTGTACTAAATAGTTAATGAACTCACTTCAAATAGCACAGGATTAATTATGATGAACAATAAATTCCCAGTAAAGACTGCATACTTACACGAGACAATTTTCCTCTTTTATTTATGTGTAGTCCCGCAACTTCCACTACTGCAGGCACCATTGGTCGAGGAGAGTTAAGTGTGAAGTGGCTATTCACTATGAGGAGGCTTGTCTTCTTCTTCAACTCTGACAGTGGAGGCATAGCGGGTCCAAAATACTTCCTCAAAAAGTCATCAGAAGGCATTTCCGAGAAAATATAGTGTCCCACTATTGAAGCCACATTATATAATGTATTCAATACTCTCTGCCAGAGATTCATACGATCTGTGAAGGGCAGGAAGTAATTAGGGACATAAGATGGGTTGTCAACGTTGCCTATTCGGTAATTTCCCCACGGGATAACCACACTGGTGCTCAAACTGATAAGAGGAGCTTTAAATTTATGTGCAAATCCGAGCATACAATCCGCAGCCAGAAGATGAGTCACAACGAGATCAAATTTTTCATCACTCTTGAGAAGTTTCTGCATATTTGGGTGCTTGAACACAGCCTCGCAGATCCCCACCTGGTACTCCCAGTACAAGTTCCACACCCCTAAAATTCCTAATCGTCGCATTTCTTGAATGTTGAAACTTTGTTTCATTTCAGGCAATGAACCTTGAAGAGAAATGTCTGTATAGTTTTCGATTTGCTGCTTCTGAGGGAAGTGACTCACAACTGTGACGTTATGGCCATGAGACGCTAAGTTTTTCATGTAGTTCTCAAACAAAAGGAAGTGGCTAAACCCGCTGTAAGTCATTAGGCTTATAATTCTAGCTGCTTCTGTCTTCTCAGCTGGGAAATACGCTGCGAGTACGGCAAGAATCAGCAAATGAAAGCGTCGCATCTGCTGGAAAAAACACACAGAAAATTATCTTCATTGTTTCAAATGTTTTACTATTGAAAGTCAGTATTATCTGATCCAATTTCGTCCCCATTAACGGAACATTCATCGTCAGGGCTGGCGGTTTCGGAAGCCAAACAAAAAAACAAGTTATGTGCGCATAGGGTTGTGACTACTGGTCTACGTCATTTAATCCCTGTTTACACTCATCATACACCACCGATTACAGTGATTACAGAGGCGGTGTTATATGAAGGTACCGGGAGTTCAGTCGTTCAGTGCATACAGCATAAACAATATGCTCCGacgaataaaggctggttcacaataaaccggaaacgaaaacaacgagaacgagaacagaaataatattaaatacatcaattttaacattatttcccttctcgttgtcgttgtcgtttccgttccaggtttattgtgaaccagccttaaatattaagtaaaatattgtgaaggaACTGGACAGTAAGCAATTCAGTGCAAGGTTTGTCTTTCAGTTACAGGAGGACGAAAACGCAAATATATAGACCCATTGTAATgctaatatatataaaaaaaatactgcattAATGGAAAAGGATGCTGCAGATATGCATTGCACGTCACAAACAAAATCGAACGACAAAATT
This sequence is a window from Periplaneta americana isolate PAMFEO1 chromosome 2, P.americana_PAMFEO1_priV1, whole genome shotgun sequence. Protein-coding genes within it:
- the LOC138691814 gene encoding UDP-glucosyltransferase 2-like, giving the protein MRRFHLLILAVLAAYFPAEKTEAARIISLMTYSGFSHFLLFENYMKNLASHGHNVTVVSHFPQKQQIENYTDISLQGSLPEMKQSFNIQEMRRLGILGVWNLYWEYQVGICEAVFKHPNMQKLLKSDEKFDLVVTHLLAADCMLGFAHKFKAPLISLSTSVVIPWGNYRIGNVDNPSYVPNYFLPFTDRMNLWQRVLNTLYNVASIVGHYIFSEMPSDDFLRKYFGPAMPPLSELKKKTSLLIVNSHFTLNSPRPMVPAVVEVAGLHINKRGKLSRDIEDFLDASTEGVIYFSLGSILDIDSLPRETLQTFIDVFSRLPQRVLWKIGNVSGLPDNVKCASWFSQFEILKHPNVRMFITHGGLLGTQEAIYAGVPMLGIPIVFDQELNIRTYVTKGVAIQLDYESISTESLLTSINELLNDPRYQKNAKHLSQLFRDRPQAAMDTAIYWTEYVIRHRGAPHLRSSALDLSWYQYLLLDVTLVTYMTLMLIAICTCYICSKTVRKLKGNCKNLNLAETSRQK